Genomic window (Coraliomargarita sinensis):
ACTTACTTCCCGGACGGTCGACCGGAGTCATGACGGCTTGGTCTTAGGAAACAAACTGATCAAAAACAATAGACTGGGTAATGATCGACCAAACACCGGCTACGGACTCATGATGTAAGTCTCGCTGGCGTCGAGTTCGCCTCCATTGACCCAGCAACCGATTGCAGTGGTGGCGTTTATCTCATCATCACCTGCGGTACCGCTACCGGAGACGCCTCGACTGAAGGCCACAATCGTCGCGGATAGTGCGTCACTGTTCTGGCTGAACGCAGATGAATTAACAATATTACGTAGGGCAAAAATTCCGTCCGTGCTGGCTCCGACAGAGTCTCCTGTACTGTACCCGACACTCTCAACCTACAGTCAGGGCATGAATACCGTCGTCGCCTGTGCTGCTGCCATAGGAAGCGGTCACAATATCGCCCGAAATCCCGTCGTGCGTGTCCGCCGTCGAAGTCGATATCCCGGAAGACTGACCGATATTCGTCGCCAAAATCCCATGCCCGCTGGTCGATGTGCCGTTTGAGGCGACGACATGGTCGGCATCGATGCCGTTGGCTGCATTATCACCGCCGTTGGAAATGCCCATAGAATTCACAACCATTGCACCATTGATCCCGTCGCCGTCGGCACTGGTGCCCTGCGAATTGGTGATCATCTTGGTCGCTTGAATGCCGACGCCGACCGCGGTAATTCCGACAGACTCGAAGACATTCGCGGCATCGATGCCGTTGGCACCAAAGCTCACCCCATTGGAAGTCCGCACGGTTCCTCCCTGCAGCGCGACGCCTGTAGCACTTGCGTTGCAACCCACAATCAAGGCAGCTTGGATTCCGGTATCCGTCGCTGAGGCAACCGTACTTTCATAAACGGCGGAAGGTGTATTCAGCGGTAGGATAATTCCACCGACTGCCGTGTTGCGGACGATAACATTCCGAACTTCGACATTCCCAACCGTGCCTCCAAAAAACACCCCGTTATTCAAATCCGTGTCGTCGATGATACCATTCAAGATGCGCACATTGCTAATATTATTGAGGTAAACACCACTACCAAAAACCGCACCGCTTCCCCTTGAGATCGTATGTCCGCGCAGGTCGATCGTCACATTGTCCGAACTGACTACGATGCCGTGCGTACCACTCGTAGCGTGATTACCCGTTAAATAATAACTTCCCGCCTCGCTTATTGTAATAACATTCAAGCCTCCGATGCTCACTCCGGCAGCTCCGTCCACTAGAGGGGTCCTCGGCTCGATTTCATCGAGGCTCTTCATCGTCTGACCTGGTACCCCGGGTGGAACAATCGGGCCACCAGATTGAGCGATTAGAGAAGTTACGGCCATCATAGTAGCCGTCGCGATCATGAGCGTATGGGTTGTTTTCATCGATATCAGGGTTGTAGTGGTTTGACGGCTTCGACCCGGAAGAAGAGCATATCGCTGATCGGGCCAGTGTAGGTCTTACTGGTTATGCCTCCGGTATCCGGCGCAAAAAGCCCCAGCGAGGCCAAGGTCCATCGCGTCTCGAGATCGTCGTTATGATAGATTCGATAAAGGCGGGTTACCGAGGAAGTAAATACCAGGGAATATTTGCCCGAGCCCAGGCCAAAGGCGTAATCCACAATCTGGAAGCGTTGATCTGGATCAGTGGGGTCGGTGGCCGAAAGATATTCACGCGGGTCAATCTCACCGTCGCCGTCGTAGTCGCTTTTATCCGTCGCCGTAGTCAGGTTGCCAAAATATTTCATTTCCCAGCTGTCAGCCATGCCATCCGAATCCGTGTCCGGACAATCCATACGGCTCGTCGTCAAGAGACCTCCACCGAGATTAATCCAACCTAAATTACCCGACCAGGCATAACCCGTAAAATCGCCACTCTGCAGATCAAAGCGCGGCCGATTTGTATCCACCGAACCTTCCGTTCCAAAATGGATCCAGCCGACATTGGCGGACCAAGCGTAGCCGTATAAGTTACCGGCCCCGTCATGGTTGACCCCCACATCGGCTGAAGCGTTGTTGGCATATGAATAGCCGTTCGCAGGCGAGCCATTACCAAAATAAATCCAGCCAAAATTAGATGCCCAGGCGTAGCCCGAAAGATAGGACTCGGTGATGGCAATCCCCTGGTTCACATCACCCTCAAAATTGATCCAGCCCGCATTCGAACTCCATGCGTACTTATTGGTGGAATCTATCGTCGTCGCCCCTTGAACTAATGATAAAGCTAAGCTTATCCAACCGACCAAAAAAACCTTGTAGAACCGGCAAAAAGACACACCCATAAATATAACTAATGAATGCTATTAGCATAACTGTCAACGCATTAGCCCAACAGTGCTTCCGAATAGCCGGGAACCTCATGCCACCATCGCCCAGCTTCCAGATGAACTAGCACCTTCAAAAAAAGACCCGTATTTTCATGCGGGTCATTGTTATAAATCAGACTGGACTTCCGACTAGTCTTGGGCGCCGGGCCAGTTGGCCCACCAGTTGCGAAAGAGCTTCCACTGGTCTTCCAGGTAGGCATCCTGGCTCGGTGAGAGCTTGTCGAAGGAATTGAGTTGGTGCTCGTAGGCGGCGTGCCCCTCCAGAACCATGAGCTTCTTGTAGTAGAGCACCAAGTCCGGGCCCTCGTCGAAGGTCGAAAGCACGCGCAAGGCCTCCTCAAGTTCTTGAGCGTAAATGCGCGCCTGGGCGTCGCCCGAAGCGGCACGTTGGCAAAGTTCACCATAACGAAGCACCTCTTTCGGCAGCGCGTTCCCCACACCGGTGATCGCGCACTTCGCACCACAGTTCACATAACCGTGGTAAACTTGTGTGTCGACACCGACAGCAAGCGTCAGGCTGGAGTCACCGGAAGTGATAAATTCGGCCGCATAGGAAAGCGCATCCGCCCCGCCGAATTCCTTGAAGCCAACCAGGTTGGAATGCTTCTTGCGAAGCGCAAAAAAGAGGTCCGCCTTGGTTTGGTAACCGTAATATGGGCTGTTGTAGATGACGGCCTCAAGCCCTTCACCGGCCGTCAAGACAGCAGAGAAGTGCTCCATTTGGGCCGGTACGGAAATGCCACGCGAGAGCAGACGCGGGATGACCATCAGGCCAATGGCGCCGCATTCTTTAGCATGTTTGGCATGCGCGACCGCAGCGGCGGTGCTGGCCGCACCCGTCCCGACCACAACCGGCACTCCGGCATCTACGAGCTTCTTGACCCCGGTCTGGCGCTGCTCATCGGTCAGGAGCGGCCAATCGCCCATGGAGCCACAGTAGATCACGCCTGACATACCCTGCTCGATCAAGGACTTGCCGGTCTCAACGAGCGCGTCGTAATCGACCTTGCCGTCCTTGTCGCAAGGCGTCATGAGTGCGGGCATCGTCCCGCGAAAAACTGGTGATTCGTTTTTAGACATCGTATTTATTATTCGGTTAAAGTGCGTCGCGGCTGCGCTCACCATCGACGAGCCGCCATATCTTAAGCGGATTGCTGTTGTGAAGTTCCTCAGGCAACTGAGACTCGGGGAACGCTTGCCACGCTACCGGACGGCAGAATCGATCAATCGCCATCGTCCCGACGGAACTGCTGCGGCCATCCGAGGTCGCCGGGAACGGACCGCCGTGAACCATAGCGTGACAGACATCCACACCGGTGGGGAAACCATTAAAGACAAGACGGCCGCAACGGCCTTCCAGTGCTTTCACCAAAGAGGTGTAATTTTTGATTTCTGCTTCGGTGCCGTGAACGGTGCCCACGAGTTGCCCCTCGAGTCCAGAAACCGCCTCTTCGATTTCCTCGACGGTACCTTCCACGATCAGGGTGGCTGGGCCGAACATCTCTGCTTCAAGGTCGGAGTTGTTCAGGAATTTCTCCACGGAGACCGAGAAAACAGCGGGAGAGCCGCAATTATCGCCCGCGTCTTTCGCCGTGGCGACCGTCTCGACTCCGTCAATCGCAGCAATCGCGGCGGTGGATTCCTTGAAAGCCTTGGCGATGCCGGCGTTCAACATGCAGGCCCCGGCGGCCTCAGCCACCAGACTGGCCAGCTTTTGCTTAAAGGCGGGATCTGCGTCGCTGGGAACAAAAATAAGCCCGGGGTTGGTGCAGAACTGCCCCACGCCCATGGTCAGGGATGTGAGCATGCCTTCGGCAATCGCCTCACCTCGTTCTTTCAGAGCTTCAGGAAGAAGCACGACCGGATTGACCGCGCTCATCTCGGCATAAACAGGAATCGGTTGCTGACGACCGGCTGCGGCTTTCATGAGCGCCGTGCCGCCCGAACGTGAACCGGTAAAGCCGACGGCCTGAACCGCAGGGGCTTCCACCATGGAAACACCGATCGTGCGACCGCCACCGAAGAGGAGCGAGAAGACACCTTCCGGCATCCCCGTGTCGCGGGCGGCCTGATCGACACAATTCCCCACGATCTCCGCAACTCCGGGATGTGAGTGGTGAGCCTTGACCAGCACCGGGCATCCTGAGGCGAGTGCCGAAGCAGTGTCACCACCCGCCACGGAGAAAGCCAACGGGAAGTTGCTGGCACAAAAGACGACGACAGGTCCGAGCGGTCGTTTCATGGAGCGGAGATCCGGCTTGGGCAGCGGTTCACGGTCCGGATTGGCCTTTTCAATACGGGCATCGACCCAGGACCCCTCCTCGATAAGAGCAGCAAACATGCGCAACTGGCCGGTGGTCCGACCGGTCTCGCCGCGCATGCGGGCTTCCGGCAGACCGCTTTCCTGGACACCGCGCTCGGCGATAGCATCGCCGGCCTCTTCAATCAGTTCGGCGATCTTACGCAGGAACTCCGCGCGCTTGGCAGCAGGCAAATTGGAATAAACCGGGAACGCTTTTTCAGCCAGATCGACCGCTTTCGTCACTTCATCCGATGAAGCGGAAAAATACTGCGGCTCGAGATTCTCACCAGTCGCCGGATTAACGGCTTTCGTGAAGACTTCGTCACTGTCAGAGCGTGAGAAGCCAATGATAGATTTTCCTGATAGTTTAGACATGCCAGTATCTGTGCAGGTTTAATCTTAAATGTAAAGAGATAGGATGGATGTCACCCGATTTCGCCTGACTTGCGAACAAGAATGCAGCCCCGCTTACATGAACGATTAGGAAATGACCGTTTTCTCAAGCTGTCGCAGTAAATTGTTTTGCAAAGCATTGGATGGGAACTCATTCGTTTTGCTGATTTTTATTAACCCCATATGAATACTCCAACTGATAAAAAAGATGCACGCCTTATCGGGGCCGGCATGGTTTTCCCTTTCATCCTGGTTACTTCCCTTTTTGCGCTTTGGGGGTTTGCCAATGACATCACCAACCCACTGGTCGCCGCGTTCAAGGACGTCTTCGTGATCAACAACGCCCAGAGCAGTTGGGTGCAGATGGCTTTCTACGGCGGCTACGGTACGATGGCGATTCCGGCGGCGCTCTTTATCCGAAAGTTCTCCTACAAGTCCGGTATCGTACTGGGGCTTATTCTATACGCAACCGGCGCCCTGATTTGTGTACCGGCCGCTTCCATGGCCAGCTTCAACCTCTTTCTGGCCGCCCTCTATATTCTGACCTTCGGCCTCGCCTTCCTCGAGACAACAGCAAACCCCTACGTTCTTTCCATGGGACCGGAGGAAACCGCGACCCGGCGCCTCAATCTTGCCCAAGCCTTCAATCCCATGGGCTCGCTGACCGGGATGACCGTCGCCAGTATCTTTATCCTCTCCAACCTGCAGGTAGAGGACTTCCGCACCGACTTTGCCGGTTATCATAGCGATCAGGGGACACAACAGGTGGAGACAGTCGAATACAATGTTCTGCCCATTTTTCAGTCCACACCGAAAGAGCGGGTGAAGGACCCTGTCATGGCAGAATACGTCGCGAACAACCCTGAAAAGAGCCTGGACGCGGCCCTTGCCGACTACAAGGACGGCGAACTCGAGACTTTTATGGGCAAAACCCATCGCGAGTTGCAGGATCATGATCTGAAAATCGTATCAACCCCCTACATGATCATCGGATTTGTCGTCATCGGCGTGCTGGTCGTGTTTCTCGTCAGTAAGCTGCCCCACACAGCGTCGGTGGGTGACCACCGGGAGGACTCCAGTCTGGGGGAAATTCTGGGACGACTTTTCAAGAACCCTCTCTACCTCGGCGGCGTGGTCGCGCAGACCTTTTATGTGGGTGCGCAGATCATGTGCTGGACCTTCATCATCCAATACGCGCAAAACGAATTGGGCATGGATAAAGCCACCGCCCAAAACCACAATATCGGGGCCATGGTCGTTTTTCTGAGCAGCCGCTTCATCTGCACCTTTTTCCTGAAATATATCAGCCCGGGTGCCTTGCTCCTGACCCTTTCGTCGGCCGCAATCGGCGCCACACTTGGCGCAATTTATCTCGAAGGCATGGCTGGGCTCTACAGCCTGATGGCAATTTCCGCCTGCATGTCGCTCATGTTCCCGACGATCTATGGTATCGCACTCGAAGGGCTGGGGCCGGATGCGAAGATCGCTTCGGCCGGTTTGATTCTCGCTATCGTCGGCGGGGCCTTCATGCCGCGCCTGCAAGGCGGCATTATGGATATGGAGACTTTCATGGGGGTCGATGCCACGCGCGGCTCGTTCTATCTTCCCTGCCTCTGCTTTATTGTGATTGCAGCCTACGCTTGCCTGACGCGCCTGGTGCATGCTCGACGCAGGGCCGCTTAATGTTGGACTCGCGTGACACCATGCGTGAGCCGAACAACCGGTGAACGTAGAGGCTGCCCTTACGCATGCCGCGGTGTCGCACTAAAGCGACGTCGTAGAAATTATTCAAACCAACCCACTGACGCTCCCCGCGCAGTCGCTTCGAAAACCCGTGCTTTCCACTGGCAAAGAATGGCATTCGCAAGCGGAGCCTCCAAAAACAAAATCGCACAGGATAACAAGAAAACAACAAAACGGGTCATGATATTCTCCGAACATAACTTGAATCAATTCCAGGCTCGGTACCTACTTTGAAGTCCCCTCTCCTCACCACTTCAATGAAGATCCGTTTAAAAATCGTCCTGTCCGTTCTTGTCATTCTGACTTTTTGCAGCGTCCTTTACCACATCATCCCCTTCAAGCCTGACGGCGAGTTGAGCGATTTTAAGAGTGACGGCTGTTCACTTTTCCCCGACAGCTCCCTGATTAATGCCGACGACTGGTGCGACTGCTGCCTGGCGCATGATATTGCCTACTGGAAGGGCGGCACAGAAGCCGAGCGCCTGGCCGCCGACGAAGCTCTGCGGGACTGCGTTTTGGAAACCACCGGCAATGCCGAACTGGCCGAAGCCATGTATCTTGGCGTGCGCATGGGCGGCAGCCCCTATTTCAAGAATTGGTATCGCTGGGGCTACGGATGGAACTATACACGCAAGTATCAACCACTGACCGAGAGAGAGAAAAAGCTGGCGGCCTCCAAACTGAAGGCGTTTTTCGCCAACGATCCGGTCCTGCCCTGCGACTAAGCCACCCGGCAGCTTAGGGCATACCTCCAACCGTCGAAATCAGTTCAAAATGCCGGATATGCTGTGCCCACTACTGACGGGCACCAACATCTAGCCCCATTGTTAAGATAATTTAATTTTAACTTAACTATTGATCCGGCGGTCAAAGCTTGTTTTTCGGTTGCTTGCATATGAAGAAAGCATCGCCCGCCATTCTTTCCTGCCTCGCAGCTGCCGTGCTTGCCCATGCAGAAGAAGTCAAGAACGTCAGCAAATCCATCGTGCTGCCGACCCTCGTGCTGCAAAGCCAGGAAACCGCCAACGAACGATCCGCTGCCACCTACACGACAGCGGTCTCAAACCTGGAGTTTGACCCTCGAATCGACCTACAGTCCCGCAACATGGCGGAAGCTCAGGGCGACATCACCATTCGGGGTGGTATTTTTGAAAATACAGGTATCCGAGTGGGCAGCGCCACCCTGATCGATCCGCAAACTGGCCACTATTTTGCGGAACTGCCGATTGCACCGGAAATGCTGGAGCCGTATCAGGTCTTTACCGGTGCGGACAACGCACTTTACGGCTTCAACAGCACAGTCGGCACCATCAGCTACGGCTGGTCCGAAATTGAAACCGGCGGGAGCGCCACCGCTGGTGCAGGTGACCACAATCTGAATTTCCAGCGTTTGCACCAGGGCTGGATGACGCCGCTGGGTGACTCCGGAGAATGGAGCCTCGGCGTCGAAGCGGAGTATTCACGCTCTGAAAGCGACGGCACGATTAAATTCGGCGACCACGATTTCTATCGCTGTTCCGGACGCGTCCAGTTGGTCGGGCCGAACTCACAAACCGACTTCTTTGCTGGTTATCAGGAGAAATTTTTCGGATGGTTTGCCATGTATGCCGCCCCATTTGGGTCGTTTGAAACGGAAAACCTCAAGACGCGGCTTTTCATGGTAAGTCATAAACAGAATTATGGTGAAAACAGTTGGTTTGAAGCGACCGCCTACCATCGGGACAATTCAGATCATTATCTCTATGATCGTAATATCCCAAGCGACCGCAGTTTTGTTCATGACACTGAGGTCACCACCGGGGCTATTTCCGGAAAACACAGATTGAATGACTCACTTTCTCTGAACTACTCAGGGCAATTCTCGGCGGATGAGATTGAATCCACGAATCTGGAAAACAGTTTCACATCACGCAGTTATCAAAAAATCAGCTTAGTTCCGGAATATAGCGTATCGCTCGGTTCCGGCCAGAGCCTGATCCTGCGTGCTGGCTTGAGCTACTTCGATACGAATCGTAATGAATCCGAATTT
Coding sequences:
- a CDS encoding dihydrodipicolinate synthase family protein; protein product: MSKNESPVFRGTMPALMTPCDKDGKVDYDALVETGKSLIEQGMSGVIYCGSMGDWPLLTDEQRQTGVKKLVDAGVPVVVGTGAASTAAAVAHAKHAKECGAIGLMVIPRLLSRGISVPAQMEHFSAVLTAGEGLEAVIYNSPYYGYQTKADLFFALRKKHSNLVGFKEFGGADALSYAAEFITSGDSSLTLAVGVDTQVYHGYVNCGAKCAITGVGNALPKEVLRYGELCQRAASGDAQARIYAQELEEALRVLSTFDEGPDLVLYYKKLMVLEGHAAYEHQLNSFDKLSPSQDAYLEDQWKLFRNWWANWPGAQD
- a CDS encoding aldehyde dehydrogenase (NADP(+)), whose protein sequence is MSKLSGKSIIGFSRSDSDEVFTKAVNPATGENLEPQYFSASSDEVTKAVDLAEKAFPVYSNLPAAKRAEFLRKIAELIEEAGDAIAERGVQESGLPEARMRGETGRTTGQLRMFAALIEEGSWVDARIEKANPDREPLPKPDLRSMKRPLGPVVVFCASNFPLAFSVAGGDTASALASGCPVLVKAHHSHPGVAEIVGNCVDQAARDTGMPEGVFSLLFGGGRTIGVSMVEAPAVQAVGFTGSRSGGTALMKAAAGRQQPIPVYAEMSAVNPVVLLPEALKERGEAIAEGMLTSLTMGVGQFCTNPGLIFVPSDADPAFKQKLASLVAEAAGACMLNAGIAKAFKESTAAIAAIDGVETVATAKDAGDNCGSPAVFSVSVEKFLNNSDLEAEMFGPATLIVEGTVEEIEEAVSGLEGQLVGTVHGTEAEIKNYTSLVKALEGRCGRLVFNGFPTGVDVCHAMVHGGPFPATSDGRSSSVGTMAIDRFCRPVAWQAFPESQLPEELHNSNPLKIWRLVDGERSRDAL
- a CDS encoding MFS transporter; protein product: MNTPTDKKDARLIGAGMVFPFILVTSLFALWGFANDITNPLVAAFKDVFVINNAQSSWVQMAFYGGYGTMAIPAALFIRKFSYKSGIVLGLILYATGALICVPAASMASFNLFLAALYILTFGLAFLETTANPYVLSMGPEETATRRLNLAQAFNPMGSLTGMTVASIFILSNLQVEDFRTDFAGYHSDQGTQQVETVEYNVLPIFQSTPKERVKDPVMAEYVANNPEKSLDAALADYKDGELETFMGKTHRELQDHDLKIVSTPYMIIGFVVIGVLVVFLVSKLPHTASVGDHREDSSLGEILGRLFKNPLYLGGVVAQTFYVGAQIMCWTFIIQYAQNELGMDKATAQNHNIGAMVVFLSSRFICTFFLKYISPGALLLTLSSAAIGATLGAIYLEGMAGLYSLMAISACMSLMFPTIYGIALEGLGPDAKIASAGLILAIVGGAFMPRLQGGIMDMETFMGVDATRGSFYLPCLCFIVIAAYACLTRLVHARRRAA
- a CDS encoding TonB-dependent receptor plug domain-containing protein, producing MKKASPAILSCLAAAVLAHAEEVKNVSKSIVLPTLVLQSQETANERSAATYTTAVSNLEFDPRIDLQSRNMAEAQGDITIRGGIFENTGIRVGSATLIDPQTGHYFAELPIAPEMLEPYQVFTGADNALYGFNSTVGTISYGWSEIETGGSATAGAGDHNLNFQRLHQGWMTPLGDSGEWSLGVEAEYSRSESDGTIKFGDHDFYRCSGRVQLVGPNSQTDFFAGYQEKFFGWFAMYAAPFGSFETENLKTRLFMVSHKQNYGENSWFEATAYHRDNSDHYLYDRNIPSDRSFVHDTEVTTGAISGKHRLNDSLSLNYSGQFSADEIESTNLENSFTSRSYQKISLVPEYSVSLGSGQSLILRAGLSYFDTNRNESEFSPLGDITWKHIEENGDSQSIYLSYAENSQVSGYTAVGGPTGSGLFRGNPELDTETSKNLEMGTTIEEGAWSLNAALFYRWDDDLTDWTYDSTSPTFYVRAANPVDIETLGFELIATRQIGDVELIGSYTYLHKDEDYGSAAVDASFYALNFAQHRVTLGGIWRPVNWFEFRIDNEWRDQRENDLRNGDDSALFTHIGVSFYPPQVEGLEIFLAGDNVWEEDFEDVPGTPGRGDQYSGGVRFSW